TTTAGATGGTTTAGATGTATTTTACAAGTTTTATAAAGAGGTAGAAGCAGAGGCTGAAAAGGCTCCAGTTGTCATATTTGAGTCTACAGGTCATTATCATGAACCTGTCGTGCAATTCCTTGAAAGGGAAAGAATCGTCTACATTATGGTGAATCCTATTATTTCTCATGGAGCTAAAAAATCGAGCATGAGGAAGGTCAAGACCGATGCCATCGATGCTTCTCATTTATGTGAGTTGTACTATAAAGAGGATTTGGAACCCTATCATAAGAAGAGTGTTCAGGTTTTAAATCTACGTAACTTAACTAGACAGCACGATGCGATAACTAGCTCTTATGTGCAGATGAAGCTACAATTTCTAGCTATTTTAGATCAGGTATTTCCAGAGTACAAGAAAGTGTTTGGCGATACGTATTCTAAGGTTTCTTTAAAGACATTATATTTATTTCCTACTGCAGAAAAAGTATTAAATAAAGATATTAATGACTTAGCTGAAAAAATGAAAGAGTTTTGCCAGAAGAGGTCTTATAAATGGGCATTGAAAAAGGCTGAGGAGTTAAAGGAGGTTGCTTCAAAGGATCCTTTTCAAAAGAATCTTTACGACAGCAACTTAGTCAGTCTAAAAATGTACATTGAAATTTTACTAGAATACCAAGAACATTTATCAAAGTTAAAAGACGAGATAGATACCTTAGCAAATGAAATAGAAGATTATCATATCCTTCATTCTATCCCCGGAATAGGAGATAAGATTGCAGCAACAATCATCTCCGAAATTGGGGGAATAGAGCGTTTTTCGCACCCGAAGAAACTAGTAGCCTTTGCAGGTATAGATCCAAGGGTCCATGAATCAGGCAAATTTAAAGCAACCTATAACCGAATAACCAAAAGAGGTTCAAGTAGACTTCGGCAAATATTATATACTGCTGTATTATGTGGTTTAAGAAAATCTCGAAATAGTAAACTTAAAGAGTTTTATCAGAAAAAGCGAGAAGAAGGTAAACCACACAAAGTTGCCATGATTGCTTGTGCAAATAAGCTCATTCAATGGATTTTCTACATTTTAAAACGTAAAGAGGCTTTTAGATAAACAGATACAACTATATATTTACTCCAAGACCATGATCTTCCAATAGTAATAGGAAGGTCTATTTGGTATGTTAAAAATTATTATATCACGGAAATTTATTTATTTTTAAATTAATTCTTGACCTTCTAGTAGCTGGTATTGTGAAATAGTTCCTTGTGGAAGTTAAGAAAATTTGAAATAATTATTAATTTAAAGGGTAGGATAGTTGAATAAGATTTCGGCATGTGGGGTGTTTTTCAAAAAAATGATGAATACATAAAAGAACTTCAAGAATACATAGTTGAGAATGGTATTAGATCAATTTGACAAACGGGTTTAAAATACTCCACATGTATGCGAATGGAAAGAAAAACCATCATACTTTGAAAATCATAAGATGGTATTTGTAAGATGTTATATTTCTTTTATTTATATGAAAAGAATGTGATATTATGGGAATATCTAATATGATTGATAAATTAACATAACTAGCCATTATAATTCAAGTGGTACTATTAATGATGTCTAATTCTAAATCAAAAATGAAATTAAGATTAGAGGCAATCTGACTTTTTCTGAACGGCTCAAATAAGTAGTCATTGTCTTACAGATAGGGTTATATTATAGCCTCAAAACAGTCAATTACATCTCTTCAGCAATATGGTGCATTATTGAATGAAAACTTTGAGGAATTTGAATTTTTTAAACGATTAGCGCTATAGTTTAATTTTAATTGTGAAGGTTAAAAAAGGGGGAAAAAATGAAAGTCTCAACTATATTGTATCTTATATTCGTTTTGATAATATTCGGAATTTACTATTATTATATTGAATCAATTGTTAAAGATGAAAAGTTATTATCATTGTTGATAGTCTTTATAATAGGGATTTTACTTAGTTACTCCTCAAAAAAAATCGACGAATCACATATCAAATTTTTATCTAAAAAAGTTGATCCTCAGCTTAGTGTATGGATATTGATCGGGTTGTTCGCTTTAATTTTAATTCCTATAATGTTTGGGCTATTTTAATAAATAAGAACAATGAAATTGGGAGTCACTAATCTTATCTTCAACAAAACTGGCTGATCTAATATTACGAACTGGCGCTATTCTCTAATAGAGAAGCGTCTTTTTTTATGGATGGGCCAGATTGTGGAACAAACTCTTCTGAAAATAACATCTGGTAACATTTACTTATAGTGAACATCCCTAGTATTATAATAAACTAGTTTAATAA
The window above is part of the Chengkuizengella sp. SCS-71B genome. Proteins encoded here:
- a CDS encoding IS110 family transposase yields the protein MDPVIGLDIAKGESQVQAFLQKKSSYKKSFKFEHHLDGLDVFYKFYKEVEAEAEKAPVVIFESTGHYHEPVVQFLERERIVYIMVNPIISHGAKKSSMRKVKTDAIDASHLCELYYKEDLEPYHKKSVQVLNLRNLTRQHDAITSSYVQMKLQFLAILDQVFPEYKKVFGDTYSKVSLKTLYLFPTAEKVLNKDINDLAEKMKEFCQKRSYKWALKKAEELKEVASKDPFQKNLYDSNLVSLKMYIEILLEYQEHLSKLKDEIDTLANEIEDYHILHSIPGIGDKIAATIISEIGGIERFSHPKKLVAFAGIDPRVHESGKFKATYNRITKRGSSRLRQILYTAVLCGLRKSRNSKLKEFYQKKREEGKPHKVAMIACANKLIQWIFYILKRKEAFR